Genomic window (Streptococcus suis S735):
AAAACCATTGATGAATTGCATGACCTCCTTGTCAAAAAGGAGATTTCTGCGGTTGAGTTGACCAAGGCAACTTTGGAAGACATCAAAAGCCGTGAGGGAGCAGTGGATGCTTTCTTGACTATCACAGAAGATGCGGCCTTGGCGCAGGCTGCTGCCCTTGATGAAAAAGGGATTGATGCGGACAATGTTATGGCAGGGATTCCTTTGGCAGTCAAGGACAATATCTCTACTAAGGGGATTTTGACCACGGCAGCTTCAAAAATGCTTTATAACTACGAGCCGATTTTCGATGCGACATCAGTTGCTCAGGCCTACGCAAAGGATATGATTATTGTCGGTAAGACAAACATGGATGAGTTTGCCATGGGTGGTTCTAATGAGAACTCTGCCTTCAAACCGACTAAAAATGCTTGGGACCAGACAAAAGTTCCTGGTGGTTCTTCAGGTGGCTCAGCTGCTGCTGTTGCATCTGGTCAGGTCCGTTTGTCACTCGGTTCTGACACAGGTGGTTCCATTCGTCAACCAGCAGCCTTTAATGGTATCGTCGGTATGAAACCGACCTACGGAACGGTGTCACGTTTTGGTCTGATTGCCTTTGGTTCATCTCTTGACCAGATTGGTCCATTCTCACAGACAGTTAAGGAAAATGCCCAGTTGCTCAATGTCATCTCTGGTCATGATGTCAAGGATGCAACATCAACGATCAATGAAATTGCAGACTTCACTAGCAAGATTGGTCAGGACATCAAGGGCATGAAAATCGCTCTTCCAAAAGAATACATGGGCGAAGGGATTGATCCGCAGGTCAAGGAAACTATTCTCAAGGCGGCTAAGCACTTGGAAAGCTTGGGAGCAATCATTGAAGAAGTTAGTCTGCCACATTCTAAGTATGGGGTTGCTGTTTACTATATTATCGCATCATCAGAGGCGTCTTCTAACTTGCAGCGTTTTGACGGTATCCGCTATGGTTTCCGTGCAGAAGATGCGACCAACTTGGATGAGATTTATGTGAAAACCCGTAGCCAAGGTTTTGGTGAGGAAGTCAAACGTCGTATTATGTTAGGTACATTTAGCTTGTCATCTGGTTACTACGATGCCTACTTCAAGAAGGCTGGTCAGGTGCGGACCTTGATTATCCAAGATTTTGAAAAGGTCTTTGCGGACTATGACTTGATTTTGGGGCCAACTGCTCCGACGGTTGCCTTTGGTTTGGACACGCTCAACCATGACCCTGTGGCCATGTACTTGGCGGACTTGTTAACAATTCCTGTAAACTTGGCAGGTCTTCCTGGTCTTTCTATTCCTGCTGGTTTTGTAGAAGGCTTGCCAGTTGGTTTGCAGTTGATTGGTCCAAAATACTCAGAAGAGACCATTTACCAAGTAGCTGCTGCCTTTGAAGCGACGACAGACTACCACAAGCAACAACCAGTGATTTTTGGAGGTGCTAACTAATGAACTTTGAAACGATTATTGGTCTAGAAGTCCATGTGGAGTTGAATACCAACTCGAAAATTTTCTCACCTTCATCTGCGCATTTTGGTGAGGATCCAAATGCCAATACCAACGTGATTGACTGGTCTTTCCCTGGCGTCCTTCCTGTTCTTAATAAGGGTGTTGTGGATGCTGGTATTAAGGCTGCCTTGGCTTTGAACATGGACATTCACAAGGACATGCACTTTGACCGCAAGAACTATTTCTATCCTGATAACCCTAAAGCCTATCAGATTTCTCAGTTTGACGAGCCGATTGGCTACAATGGCTGGATTGAGATTGAGCTAGAAGATGGTTCAACCAAGAAAATCCGTATCGAGCGTGCGCACTTGGAAGAGGATGCAGGTAAGAATACCCATGGGACAGACGGCTATTCTTATGTGGACCTCAACCGTCAGGGCGTGCCATTGATTGAGATTGTATCAGAAGCGGATATGCGTTCGCCTGAGGAGGCCTATGCCTACTTGACAGCCCTTAAAGAAATCATTCAGTACACTGGTATTTCAGATGTGAAGATGGAAGAGGGTTCTATGCGCGTGGATGCCAACATCTCTCTTCGTCCTTATGGTCAGGAGAAATTCGGTACCAAGACTGAGTTGAAAAACCTCAACTCCTTCAACTATGTGCGCAAGGGCTTGCAGCATGAAGTAGAACGTCAGGCGAAAATCTTGCGTTCAGGTGGTCAAATCCAGCAGGAAACTCGTCGTTACGATGAATCTACTGGTGAAACCATTCTCATGCGTGTCAAGGAGGGTTCAGCTGACTACCGTTACTTCCCTGAGCCAGACCTGCCACTCTATGAGATTGATGATAGCTGGATTGAGGAAGTTCGTGCAGAATTGCCAGTCTTTCCAAAGGCTCGCCGTGCTCACTATGTAGAAAACTTGGGCTTGACCGCCTATGATGCAGGTCAATTGACGTCTACCAAGGCCTTGTCTGACTTCTTTGAAGCAGCGGTGGCAGCAGGTGGCGATGCCAAACAAGTTTCTAACTGGTTGCA
Coding sequences:
- the gatB gene encoding Asp-tRNA(Asn)/Glu-tRNA(Gln) amidotransferase subunit GatB, giving the protein MNFETIIGLEVHVELNTNSKIFSPSSAHFGEDPNANTNVIDWSFPGVLPVLNKGVVDAGIKAALALNMDIHKDMHFDRKNYFYPDNPKAYQISQFDEPIGYNGWIEIELEDGSTKKIRIERAHLEEDAGKNTHGTDGYSYVDLNRQGVPLIEIVSEADMRSPEEAYAYLTALKEIIQYTGISDVKMEEGSMRVDANISLRPYGQEKFGTKTELKNLNSFNYVRKGLQHEVERQAKILRSGGQIQQETRRYDESTGETILMRVKEGSADYRYFPEPDLPLYEIDDSWIEEVRAELPVFPKARRAHYVENLGLTAYDAGQLTSTKALSDFFEAAVAAGGDAKQVSNWLQGEVAQFLNAEGKTIEQIALTPENLVEMIALIADGTISSKIAKKVFVHLAKEGGSAKAYVEKAGLVQISDPAVLIPIIHQVFADNEAAVADFKSGKRNADKAFTGFLMKATKGQANPQVAQQLLAQELAKLLD
- the gatA gene encoding Asp-tRNA(Asn)/Glu-tRNA(Gln) amidotransferase subunit GatA, translated to MTFNNKTIDELHDLLVKKEISAVELTKATLEDIKSREGAVDAFLTITEDAALAQAAALDEKGIDADNVMAGIPLAVKDNISTKGILTTAASKMLYNYEPIFDATSVAQAYAKDMIIVGKTNMDEFAMGGSNENSAFKPTKNAWDQTKVPGGSSGGSAAAVASGQVRLSLGSDTGGSIRQPAAFNGIVGMKPTYGTVSRFGLIAFGSSLDQIGPFSQTVKENAQLLNVISGHDVKDATSTINEIADFTSKIGQDIKGMKIALPKEYMGEGIDPQVKETILKAAKHLESLGAIIEEVSLPHSKYGVAVYYIIASSEASSNLQRFDGIRYGFRAEDATNLDEIYVKTRSQGFGEEVKRRIMLGTFSLSSGYYDAYFKKAGQVRTLIIQDFEKVFADYDLILGPTAPTVAFGLDTLNHDPVAMYLADLLTIPVNLAGLPGLSIPAGFVEGLPVGLQLIGPKYSEETIYQVAAAFEATTDYHKQQPVIFGGAN